Proteins encoded together in one Impatiens glandulifera chromosome 1, dImpGla2.1, whole genome shotgun sequence window:
- the LOC124913839 gene encoding uncharacterized protein LOC124913839: MSSSSKSSPESTPGAVSKYLAGLPSRGLFSSTVTSSNLGGMRVYTCDHDTSPPENQLIKTDQMNILIRSLMLKKTKNESNSKDAKGTVSTEGSRKRPSERVETDNKTAKKKSITNAQASSGEGVSKSGGGGVDKDLQRLTVERLRALLREKGLSQKGRKDELIARLRAANNS, translated from the exons ATGAGTTCCTCCTCCAAATCTTCTCCTGAATCGACGCCCGGTGCTGTTTCTAAATATCTTGCCGGCCTTCCTTCTCGTGGCCTCTTCTCCTCCACTGTCACGTCTTCAAACCTG GGCGGAATGCGTGTATATACATGTGATCATGATACATCACCCCCAG AGAACCAGCTAATAAAGACTGACCAAATGAACATACTTATAAGATCTCTTATGCTTAAGAAGACAAAGAATGAGTCCAATTCAAAGGATGCAAAGGGAACAGTTTCAACTGAAGGTTCAAGAAAGAG GCCTAGTGAAAGAGTTGAAACTGACAATAAAACAGCTAAAAAGAAGTCCATAACAAATGCCCAAGCTTCTTCTGGTGAAG GAGTTTCAAAATCCGGTGGTGGTGGTGTTGATAAGGATTTGCAGAGATTAACCGTGGAGAGACTTCGCGCACTCTTGAGGGAGAAAGGTCTATcacaaaaaggaagaaag GATGAGCTAATAGCACGACTGAGGGCGGCGAACAACAGCTGA